One window of the Ananas comosus cultivar F153 linkage group 21, ASM154086v1, whole genome shotgun sequence genome contains the following:
- the LOC109726832 gene encoding two-component response regulator ORR41-like: MALGGARFRYIISSNTLGRFGLAMGEGAKRILLVEDTEVNRVVVRRLVRELNVSLEEAENGQAAVDLIRGGRTYDLILMDKEMPVVDGHEATRQIRSLGVTTPIVALSGDSLESDRDLFLQAGADEFQPKPLTRDKLINIFSRYGLDYD, from the exons ATGGCCCTCGGCGGTGCTCGTTTTCGCTACATCATTTCGTCGAACACTTTGGGGCGATTCGGTCTTGCGATGGGCGAAGGCGCGAAGAGGATTTTGCTTGTGGAGGATACTGAGGTGAATAGG GTGGTGGTGAGGAGGCTGGTGAGGGAGCTGAATGTGAGCTTGGAGGAGGCGGAGAACGGGCAGGCGGCGGTGGACTTGATCAGGGGAGGGCGGACGTACGATCTCATCCTCATGGACAAGGAGATGCCCGTCGTGGACGGCCACGAG GCGACGCGACAGATTCGTTCCCTGGGGGTGACGACGCCGATCGTGGCCTTGTCCGGCGACAGCCTCGAATCTGACAGAGATCTCTTCCTCCAAGCCGGAGCTGACGAATTCCAACCTAAG CCACTTACAAGGGACAAGCTGATCAACATTTTTTCCAGGTATGGATTGGACTATGACTAA
- the LOC109726233 gene encoding calmodulin-like protein 3 — protein sequence MMASSSSSSSSSSASSTRDPSELRRVFRMFDRNGDGRITRKELGDSLRNLGIFIPDDDLAAMIAKIDANGDGCVDMAEFGALYDSIMADNESNNTKNANNDGDGDDDDGKEKGEEEEEDMREAFKVFDQNGDGFITVDELRSVLASLGLKQGRTVEDCRRMIHQVDKDGDGRVDFAEFKQMMRGGGFAALGTATAAGNN from the coding sequence ATGATggcgtcgtcgtcttcgtcttcgtcgtcgtcgtcggcgtcgtCGACGAGGGATCCGTCGGAGCTGCGGCGGGTGTTCCGGATGTTCGACCGGAACGGGGACGGGCGCATCACGCGCAAGGAGCTGGGCGACTCGCTGCGCAACCTCGGCATCTTCATCCCCGACGACGACCTCGCCGCCATGATCGCCAAGATCGACGCCAACGGCGACGGCTGCGTCGACATGGCCGAGTTCGGCGCCCTCTACGACTCCATCATGGCCGACAACGAATCCAACAACACTAAGAACGCCAACAACGATGGCgatggcgacgacgacgacggcaaggagaagggggaggaggaggaggaggacatgCGGGAGGCGTTCAAGGTGTTCGACCAGAACGGGGACGGGTTCATCACGGTGGACGAGCTGCGGTCGGTGCTGGCGTCGCTGGGGCTGAAGCAGGGCCGCACCGTCGAGGACTGCCGCCGGATGATCCACCAGGTCGACAAGGACGgcgacggccgcgtcgacttCGCCGAGTTCAAGCAGATGATGCGCGGCGGCGGTTTCGCCGCCCTCggcaccgccaccgccgccggtAATAACTAA